From the Myripristis murdjan chromosome 14, fMyrMur1.1, whole genome shotgun sequence genome, one window contains:
- the LOC115371812 gene encoding uncharacterized protein LOC115371812, translated as MKKKKKDTTLIRHKMELTFSLRRREVVEKQPMVSEVQERWPALFSKEEICEEFHRITSKDLLGTLRASLDTYVPRLLRLYRARKGAFGQKMEDLLDTLDEQTSNIVFHRQTAALRGLPIFVRDDTTEFFLQCLDTEPEERVLRGVSVAILTIIEDDDATISSPNVRDLAVVLEGAIILHDLPDLGTAFAYLFGLLYAMNINYPKKMRYTFEAIQSIFFELGSRCSQRTRSLKTKLLL; from the exons atgaagaagaagaaaaaggacacGACATTGATACGGCACAAGATGGAGCTGACATTTTCCCTTAGGCGGAGAGAGGTAGTAGAGAAGCAGCCTATGGTGTCAGAGGTCCAGGAGAGATGGCCTGCACTGTTTTCCAAGGAGGAG ATATGTGAAGAATTTCATCGGATCACCAGCAAAGACCTCCTGGGCACTCTGAGGGCATCCCTTGACACTTATGTGCCTCGCCTGCTGAGACTGTACCGTGCTAGGAAGGGAGCTTTTGGTCAGAAGATGGAAGACCTGCTGGATACACTTGATGAACAG ACATCGAACATTGTGTTTCACcgacagacagcagcactgaGAGGCCTGCCCATTTTTGTCCGGGATGACACAACTGAgtttttcctgcagtgtttg gacactgaacctgaagagaGAGTGCTCAGAGGTGTGTCTGTTGCCATCCTCACCATCATTGAAGACGATGATGCCACCATATCATCACCAAATGTGCGAGACCTGGCTGTTGTGTTGGAAGGGGCCATCATCCTGCATGACCTACCAGATCTCGGTACTGCCTTTGCATACCTCTTTGGCCTTCTGTACGCCATGAACATTAACTATCCAAAGAAGATGAGGTATACCTTCGAAGCAATTCAGAGTATCTTTTTTGAGCTTGGCTCTCGATGCTCGCAGCGCACAAGGTCTCTGAAAACAAAGCTTTTGCTGTGA